In the Haliaeetus albicilla chromosome 7, bHalAlb1.1, whole genome shotgun sequence genome, one interval contains:
- the LOC104316278 gene encoding SAM and SH3 domain-containing protein 1-like isoform X8: protein MPKLSREQSDDETEESVKFKRLHKLVNSTRRVRKKLIRVEEMKKPSTEGVEEHSLDNSPILDDRSALYSGVHKKQFYFDSSCEKQPEDDSDSLTTSPSSSSLDTWGTNRKLVKTFSKTDSRGLIKPPKKLGTFFSYPEEEKTQKVCRSLTDGEMKKSLGSLSHGVSTESICFYDSNRHKHHLLVSLEEIQSVRKQIRLKKMDTNYSCSRAFLCQRPARKGASPATCDLQLLRHKTKGGGGCGFPNRRLRGRTSVSEFNITYVVERSLYSHLNLSQLVRPVTDRTLSKADKQDLRRCLLEEDEEAKRKWAATVDRCTKRVLLRIHQKSRTCSFGGFDLTNRSLHIGNSSDQMGKEGDFVYKEVIKSPSASRISLGKKVKSVKETMKKRMSKKYSSSLSEQESSPGVMPGSPQSPPPDTDSLDKPKLKAGGSVESLRSSLSGQSSMSGQTVSTTDSSTSNRESVKSEDGDDEEPPYRGPFCGRARVHTDFTPSPYDTDSLKLKKGDIIDIISKPPMGTWMGLLNNKVGTFKFIYVDVLNEEEEKPKRPTRRRRKSRPPQPKSVEDLLDRINLKEHMPTFLFNGYEDLDTFKLLEEEDLDELNIRDPEHRAVLLTAVELLQEYDSNSDQSGSQEKLLIEGQGLTGCSPRDSGCYESSENLENGKTRRTCLLPSKSASEHSFKDFSRNQLSNYPTLPLTKSIETLQQGEKESRLSCAHHALKSSVKPPAVTGLKKNRRSLPVAVCRSYETLDGPQGVDTWPRSHSLDDLQGESNVNLQDASKEVGSFPQDSLDRAKKATGSALPPQSHGGSCMADDLMAKQGKGAASSQKGRAKELDCSVMETAGGRPAPYPLKNCEAQPALVTHLATRTPLEMQSKGFHDLARADYAPVLKGGLEAEQKGANEARMQPKNPSQPPPVPAKKCRERLSNGLYHPPMTASGNHSSPEAPCLPVKKTSSSTPIECHGVPVHRTSSEQEPSTPPSPLPPWLSELPETASVQQHVIKLGPASARKVSCSRGMDLEMVIENKLQSEDIDLTEEPYSDKHGRCGIPEALVQRYSEDLDQPEKDVATNMDQIRVKQLRKQHRMAIPSGGLTEICRKPVSPGLITSVSDWLISIGLPMYSSLLTEAGFNTLRKVPSLSQTCLQEAGITEERHISKLLAAARLFKPLDPEAI, encoded by the exons ATGCCGAAGCTG TCAAGAGAACAATCCGATGATGAAACAGAGGAATCGGTGAAGTTTAAGAGGTTGCACAAGCTGGTGAATTCTACTCGCAGAGTCAGGAAGAAACTCATAAGAgtggaagaaatgaaaaaacccagcacagaAG GTGTGGAAGAGCACTCACTTGACAACTCTCCTATACTGGATGACAGATCGGCACTTTATTCTGGAGTTCACAAGAAGCAATTCTACTTTGACAGTTCCTGTGAAAAGCAGCCAGAGGACGACTCGGACTCACTTACTACTTCTCCTTCATCCAGCAGTCTTGATACGTGGGGAACTAACCGGAAGCTGGTGAAGACCTTCAGCAAAACTGATAGCCGTGGCCTTATCAAGCCTCCCAAGAAACTCGGGACATTTTTCTCTTACCCAGAAGAGGAGAAGACCCAGAAAGTTTGCCGCTCCTTGACAGATGGGGAAATGAAGAAGAGCCTCGGCTCTCTGAGCCATGGGGTAAGTAcagaaagcatttgcttttatgACAGCAACAGGCACAAGCACCATCTTCTGGTGTCCCTGGAGGAGATTCAGAGTGTAAGGAAGCAGATCCGATTGAAGAAAATGGATACTAACTATTCCTGTTCCAGAGCTTTTCTTTGCCAGCGCCCTGCTAGGAAAGGAGCATCCCCTGCAACTTGCGACCTACAATTACTGCGGCACAAAACGAAAGGGGGTGGAGGTTGTGGCTTCCCAAACAGAAGGCTACGAGGGCGCACTTCTGTCAGCGAGTTCAATATTACCTATGTGGTGGAGAGAAGCCTGTACAGTCACCTCAACCTCTCACAGCTGGTGCGTCCCGTTACTGACAGGACCCTGAGCAAGGCTGACAAGCAGGACCTGAGGAGATGCCTgctggaggaggatgaggaggccAAGAGGAAGTGGGCTGCCACAGTGGATCGCTGTACTAAAAGGGTTCTCTTGAGAATCCACCAAAAGTCT agaacCTGTAGCTTTGGAGGATTCGACTTGACAAATCGTTCCCTTCATATTGGAAATAGTTCTGACCAAATG ggCAAAGAAGGAGACTTTGTTTATAAAGAAGTGATCAAATCGCCCTCTGCCTCCCGTATATCTCTGGGCAAAAAGGTTAAGTCTGTAAAAGAAACCATGAAGAAAAGGATGTctaaaaaatacagcagctctCTGTCTGAGCAG GAGTCCAGCCCTGGGGTCATGCCGGGTTCTCCGCAGTCGCCACCGCCGGACACTGACTCCCTGGACAAACCCAAGCTGAAAGCCGGTGGCTCAGTAGAGAGCCTGAGGAGTTCCTTAAGCGGTCAGAGCTCAATGA GTGGTCAGACGGTAAGCACAACAGACTCCTCTACCAGCAACAGGGAGAGTGTGAAATCAGAAGATGGTGACGATGAAGAGCCTCCTTACAGAGGACCTTTTTGTGGAAGAGCCAGGGTTCACACTGATTTTACTCCAAGTCCTTATGATACAGACTCTCTGAAGCTCAAG AAAGGTGACATCATTGATATAATCAGCAAACCCCCTATGGGCACTTGGATGGGCCTGTTGAACAACAAAGTTGGCACTTTCAAATTCATCTATGTGGACGTGTTaaatgaagaggaagagaagcCGAAGCGGCCCACCAGGAGACGCCGCAAAAGCAGACCACCCCAGCCCAAGTCAGTTGAGGATCTCTTGGATCGCATCAACTTGAAG GAGCACATGCCTACTTTTCTGTTCAATGGTTATGAAGATCTGGATACCTTTAAGCTATTAGAAGAAGAAGATTTGGATGAACTGAACATCCGAGATCCTGAGCACAGAGCTGTTCTCCTCACAGCAGTGGAACTTCTGCAGGAATATGATA GTAACAGCGACCAGTCAGGATCTCAGGAGAAACTTCTCATTGAAGGCCAAGGCCTAACCGGATGCTCTCCTCGGGATTCTGGCTGCTACGAAAGCAGTGAAAACCTGGAGAATG GTAAAACTCGAAGGACCTGTCTTCTGCCCTCAAAATCAGCAAGTGAGCATAGCTTTAAGGACTTCAGCAGAAACCAGCTATCAAATTATCCTACTCTTCCACTGACCAAGTCAATAGAAACTCTAcagcaaggggaaaaagaaagccgGCTGAGTTGTGCACATCATGCTCTGAAGAGCTCTGTCAAACCTCCAGCTGTTACGGGTCTGAAGAAGAACCGTAGAAGTTTACCGGTTGCCGTCTGTCGGAGCTATGAAACTCTGGATGGCCCCCAGGGTGTAGATACGTGGCCAAGATCTCACTCGCTGGATGATCTCCAGGGAGAATCCAATGTTAACCTACAGGACGCTAGCAAGGAAGTAGGTTCTTTTCCTCAGGATTCACTGGACAGAGCAAAAAAGGCAACTGGCTCTGCCCTGCCGCCTCAGTCTCATGGAGGCAGCTGTATGGCAGATGACTTGATGGCTAAGCAGGGTAAAGGAGCTGCTAGTTCTCAGAAGGGAAGAGCTAAGGAATTGGACTGCTCTGTAATGGAGACTGCAGGTGGAAGGCCTGCTCCGTATCCCCTGAAAAACTGTGAAGCTCAGCCTGCCTTAGTGACGCATCTTGCAACAAGGACACCTCTGGAAATGCAAAGTAAAGGCTTTCATGACCTTGCACGGGCTGATTATGCTCCAGTCCTCAAGGGAGGTCTAGAAGCTGAGCAAAAAGGCGCAAATGAGGCAAGAATGCAACCAAAAAATCCTTCTCAGCCGCCACCTGTCCCTGCCAAAAAATGCCGAGAACGCCTTTCTAATGGATTATATCATCCTCCCATGACGGCAAGTGGGAACCACTCAAGTCCAGAAGCACCATGTTTGCCAGTAAAAAAGACCAGCTCATCCACTCCCATTGAGTGTCATGGAGTACCTGTCCATAGGACATCTTCAGAACAGGAGCCCAGTACCCCTCCTAGCCCACTGCCACCCTGGCTGTCGGAGCTCCCAGAGACTGCTAGTGTTCAGCAGCATGTGATAAAGCTAGGTCCTGCTTCAGCGAGGAAAGTCTCTTGTAGCAGGGGAATGGATCTGGAAATGGTAATAGAAAACAAGTTGCAGTCTGAAGACATTGATCTTACTGAAGAACCATACTCTGACAAG CATGGTCGCTGTGGCATTCCTGAGGCTTTGGTACAGAGGTACTCTGAAGACTTAGACCAGCCTGAAAAGGATGTTGCCACAAATATGGACCAAATCCGGGTAAAGCAGCTGAGGAAGCAGCATCGCATGGCA ATTCCAAGTGGAGGGCTCACTGAAATTTGCCGAAAACCTGTATCCCCAGGACTTATCACCTCTGTATCTGACTGGCTGATTTCCATTGGTCTACCTATGTATTCCAGCCTGCTCACAGAAGCAGGATTCAATACACTGAGAAAAGTGCCTTCTCTGTCACAAACTTGCCTTCAAGAAGCTGGCATTACAGAGGAAAGGCACATAAGCAAGCTCCTGGCAGCGGCAAGACTCTTCAAACCCCTTGATCCAGAGGCAATTTAA
- the LOC104316278 gene encoding SAM and SH3 domain-containing protein 1-like isoform X7 — protein MPRILHCTDLEIKMSREQSDDETEESVKFKRLHKLVNSTRRVRKKLIRVEEMKKPSTEGVEEHSLDNSPILDDRSALYSGVHKKQFYFDSSCEKQPEDDSDSLTTSPSSSSLDTWGTNRKLVKTFSKTDSRGLIKPPKKLGTFFSYPEEEKTQKVCRSLTDGEMKKSLGSLSHGVSTESICFYDSNRHKHHLLVSLEEIQSVRKQIRLKKMDTNYSCSRAFLCQRPARKGASPATCDLQLLRHKTKGGGGCGFPNRRLRGRTSVSEFNITYVVERSLYSHLNLSQLVRPVTDRTLSKADKQDLRRCLLEEDEEAKRKWAATVDRCTKRVLLRIHQKSRTCSFGGFDLTNRSLHIGNSSDQMGKEGDFVYKEVIKSPSASRISLGKKVKSVKETMKKRMSKKYSSSLSEQESSPGVMPGSPQSPPPDTDSLDKPKLKAGGSVESLRSSLSGQSSMSGQTVSTTDSSTSNRESVKSEDGDDEEPPYRGPFCGRARVHTDFTPSPYDTDSLKLKKGDIIDIISKPPMGTWMGLLNNKVGTFKFIYVDVLNEEEEKPKRPTRRRRKSRPPQPKSVEDLLDRINLKEHMPTFLFNGYEDLDTFKLLEEEDLDELNIRDPEHRAVLLTAVELLQEYDSNSDQSGSQEKLLIEGQGLTGCSPRDSGCYESSENLENGKTRRTCLLPSKSASEHSFKDFSRNQLSNYPTLPLTKSIETLQQGEKESRLSCAHHALKSSVKPPAVTGLKKNRRSLPVAVCRSYETLDGPQGVDTWPRSHSLDDLQGESNVNLQDASKEVGSFPQDSLDRAKKATGSALPPQSHGGSCMADDLMAKQGKGAASSQKGRAKELDCSVMETAGGRPAPYPLKNCEAQPALVTHLATRTPLEMQSKGFHDLARADYAPVLKGGLEAEQKGANEARMQPKNPSQPPPVPAKKCRERLSNGLYHPPMTASGNHSSPEAPCLPVKKTSSSTPIECHGVPVHRTSSEQEPSTPPSPLPPWLSELPETASVQQHVIKLGPASARKVSCSRGMDLEMVIENKLQSEDIDLTEEPYSDKHGRCGIPEALVQRYSEDLDQPEKDVATNMDQIRVKQLRKQHRMAIPSGGLTEICRKPVSPGLITSVSDWLISIGLPMYSSLLTEAGFNTLRKVPSLSQTCLQEAGITEERHISKLLAAARLFKPLDPEAI, from the exons ATGCCTAGGATCTTACATTGCACAGATTTAGAAATCAAAATG TCAAGAGAACAATCCGATGATGAAACAGAGGAATCGGTGAAGTTTAAGAGGTTGCACAAGCTGGTGAATTCTACTCGCAGAGTCAGGAAGAAACTCATAAGAgtggaagaaatgaaaaaacccagcacagaAG GTGTGGAAGAGCACTCACTTGACAACTCTCCTATACTGGATGACAGATCGGCACTTTATTCTGGAGTTCACAAGAAGCAATTCTACTTTGACAGTTCCTGTGAAAAGCAGCCAGAGGACGACTCGGACTCACTTACTACTTCTCCTTCATCCAGCAGTCTTGATACGTGGGGAACTAACCGGAAGCTGGTGAAGACCTTCAGCAAAACTGATAGCCGTGGCCTTATCAAGCCTCCCAAGAAACTCGGGACATTTTTCTCTTACCCAGAAGAGGAGAAGACCCAGAAAGTTTGCCGCTCCTTGACAGATGGGGAAATGAAGAAGAGCCTCGGCTCTCTGAGCCATGGGGTAAGTAcagaaagcatttgcttttatgACAGCAACAGGCACAAGCACCATCTTCTGGTGTCCCTGGAGGAGATTCAGAGTGTAAGGAAGCAGATCCGATTGAAGAAAATGGATACTAACTATTCCTGTTCCAGAGCTTTTCTTTGCCAGCGCCCTGCTAGGAAAGGAGCATCCCCTGCAACTTGCGACCTACAATTACTGCGGCACAAAACGAAAGGGGGTGGAGGTTGTGGCTTCCCAAACAGAAGGCTACGAGGGCGCACTTCTGTCAGCGAGTTCAATATTACCTATGTGGTGGAGAGAAGCCTGTACAGTCACCTCAACCTCTCACAGCTGGTGCGTCCCGTTACTGACAGGACCCTGAGCAAGGCTGACAAGCAGGACCTGAGGAGATGCCTgctggaggaggatgaggaggccAAGAGGAAGTGGGCTGCCACAGTGGATCGCTGTACTAAAAGGGTTCTCTTGAGAATCCACCAAAAGTCT agaacCTGTAGCTTTGGAGGATTCGACTTGACAAATCGTTCCCTTCATATTGGAAATAGTTCTGACCAAATG ggCAAAGAAGGAGACTTTGTTTATAAAGAAGTGATCAAATCGCCCTCTGCCTCCCGTATATCTCTGGGCAAAAAGGTTAAGTCTGTAAAAGAAACCATGAAGAAAAGGATGTctaaaaaatacagcagctctCTGTCTGAGCAG GAGTCCAGCCCTGGGGTCATGCCGGGTTCTCCGCAGTCGCCACCGCCGGACACTGACTCCCTGGACAAACCCAAGCTGAAAGCCGGTGGCTCAGTAGAGAGCCTGAGGAGTTCCTTAAGCGGTCAGAGCTCAATGA GTGGTCAGACGGTAAGCACAACAGACTCCTCTACCAGCAACAGGGAGAGTGTGAAATCAGAAGATGGTGACGATGAAGAGCCTCCTTACAGAGGACCTTTTTGTGGAAGAGCCAGGGTTCACACTGATTTTACTCCAAGTCCTTATGATACAGACTCTCTGAAGCTCAAG AAAGGTGACATCATTGATATAATCAGCAAACCCCCTATGGGCACTTGGATGGGCCTGTTGAACAACAAAGTTGGCACTTTCAAATTCATCTATGTGGACGTGTTaaatgaagaggaagagaagcCGAAGCGGCCCACCAGGAGACGCCGCAAAAGCAGACCACCCCAGCCCAAGTCAGTTGAGGATCTCTTGGATCGCATCAACTTGAAG GAGCACATGCCTACTTTTCTGTTCAATGGTTATGAAGATCTGGATACCTTTAAGCTATTAGAAGAAGAAGATTTGGATGAACTGAACATCCGAGATCCTGAGCACAGAGCTGTTCTCCTCACAGCAGTGGAACTTCTGCAGGAATATGATA GTAACAGCGACCAGTCAGGATCTCAGGAGAAACTTCTCATTGAAGGCCAAGGCCTAACCGGATGCTCTCCTCGGGATTCTGGCTGCTACGAAAGCAGTGAAAACCTGGAGAATG GTAAAACTCGAAGGACCTGTCTTCTGCCCTCAAAATCAGCAAGTGAGCATAGCTTTAAGGACTTCAGCAGAAACCAGCTATCAAATTATCCTACTCTTCCACTGACCAAGTCAATAGAAACTCTAcagcaaggggaaaaagaaagccgGCTGAGTTGTGCACATCATGCTCTGAAGAGCTCTGTCAAACCTCCAGCTGTTACGGGTCTGAAGAAGAACCGTAGAAGTTTACCGGTTGCCGTCTGTCGGAGCTATGAAACTCTGGATGGCCCCCAGGGTGTAGATACGTGGCCAAGATCTCACTCGCTGGATGATCTCCAGGGAGAATCCAATGTTAACCTACAGGACGCTAGCAAGGAAGTAGGTTCTTTTCCTCAGGATTCACTGGACAGAGCAAAAAAGGCAACTGGCTCTGCCCTGCCGCCTCAGTCTCATGGAGGCAGCTGTATGGCAGATGACTTGATGGCTAAGCAGGGTAAAGGAGCTGCTAGTTCTCAGAAGGGAAGAGCTAAGGAATTGGACTGCTCTGTAATGGAGACTGCAGGTGGAAGGCCTGCTCCGTATCCCCTGAAAAACTGTGAAGCTCAGCCTGCCTTAGTGACGCATCTTGCAACAAGGACACCTCTGGAAATGCAAAGTAAAGGCTTTCATGACCTTGCACGGGCTGATTATGCTCCAGTCCTCAAGGGAGGTCTAGAAGCTGAGCAAAAAGGCGCAAATGAGGCAAGAATGCAACCAAAAAATCCTTCTCAGCCGCCACCTGTCCCTGCCAAAAAATGCCGAGAACGCCTTTCTAATGGATTATATCATCCTCCCATGACGGCAAGTGGGAACCACTCAAGTCCAGAAGCACCATGTTTGCCAGTAAAAAAGACCAGCTCATCCACTCCCATTGAGTGTCATGGAGTACCTGTCCATAGGACATCTTCAGAACAGGAGCCCAGTACCCCTCCTAGCCCACTGCCACCCTGGCTGTCGGAGCTCCCAGAGACTGCTAGTGTTCAGCAGCATGTGATAAAGCTAGGTCCTGCTTCAGCGAGGAAAGTCTCTTGTAGCAGGGGAATGGATCTGGAAATGGTAATAGAAAACAAGTTGCAGTCTGAAGACATTGATCTTACTGAAGAACCATACTCTGACAAG CATGGTCGCTGTGGCATTCCTGAGGCTTTGGTACAGAGGTACTCTGAAGACTTAGACCAGCCTGAAAAGGATGTTGCCACAAATATGGACCAAATCCGGGTAAAGCAGCTGAGGAAGCAGCATCGCATGGCA ATTCCAAGTGGAGGGCTCACTGAAATTTGCCGAAAACCTGTATCCCCAGGACTTATCACCTCTGTATCTGACTGGCTGATTTCCATTGGTCTACCTATGTATTCCAGCCTGCTCACAGAAGCAGGATTCAATACACTGAGAAAAGTGCCTTCTCTGTCACAAACTTGCCTTCAAGAAGCTGGCATTACAGAGGAAAGGCACATAAGCAAGCTCCTGGCAGCGGCAAGACTCTTCAAACCCCTTGATCCAGAGGCAATTTAA
- the LOC104316278 gene encoding SAM and SH3 domain-containing protein 1-like isoform X9, whose product MKKPSTEGVEEHSLDNSPILDDRSALYSGVHKKQFYFDSSCEKQPEDDSDSLTTSPSSSSLDTWGTNRKLVKTFSKTDSRGLIKPPKKLGTFFSYPEEEKTQKVCRSLTDGEMKKSLGSLSHGVSTESICFYDSNRHKHHLLVSLEEIQSVRKQIRLKKMDTNYSCSRAFLCQRPARKGASPATCDLQLLRHKTKGGGGCGFPNRRLRGRTSVSEFNITYVVERSLYSHLNLSQLVRPVTDRTLSKADKQDLRRCLLEEDEEAKRKWAATVDRCTKRVLLRIHQKSRTCSFGGFDLTNRSLHIGNSSDQMGKEGDFVYKEVIKSPSASRISLGKKVKSVKETMKKRMSKKYSSSLSEQESSPGVMPGSPQSPPPDTDSLDKPKLKAGGSVESLRSSLSGQSSMSGQTVSTTDSSTSNRESVKSEDGDDEEPPYRGPFCGRARVHTDFTPSPYDTDSLKLKKGDIIDIISKPPMGTWMGLLNNKVGTFKFIYVDVLNEEEEKPKRPTRRRRKSRPPQPKSVEDLLDRINLKEHMPTFLFNGYEDLDTFKLLEEEDLDELNIRDPEHRAVLLTAVELLQEYDSNSDQSGSQEKLLIEGQGLTGCSPRDSGCYESSENLENGKTRRTCLLPSKSASEHSFKDFSRNQLSNYPTLPLTKSIETLQQGEKESRLSCAHHALKSSVKPPAVTGLKKNRRSLPVAVCRSYETLDGPQGVDTWPRSHSLDDLQGESNVNLQDASKEVGSFPQDSLDRAKKATGSALPPQSHGGSCMADDLMAKQGKGAASSQKGRAKELDCSVMETAGGRPAPYPLKNCEAQPALVTHLATRTPLEMQSKGFHDLARADYAPVLKGGLEAEQKGANEARMQPKNPSQPPPVPAKKCRERLSNGLYHPPMTASGNHSSPEAPCLPVKKTSSSTPIECHGVPVHRTSSEQEPSTPPSPLPPWLSELPETASVQQHVIKLGPASARKVSCSRGMDLEMVIENKLQSEDIDLTEEPYSDKHGRCGIPEALVQRYSEDLDQPEKDVATNMDQIRVKQLRKQHRMAIPSGGLTEICRKPVSPGLITSVSDWLISIGLPMYSSLLTEAGFNTLRKVPSLSQTCLQEAGITEERHISKLLAAARLFKPLDPEAI is encoded by the exons atgaaaaaacccagcacagaAG GTGTGGAAGAGCACTCACTTGACAACTCTCCTATACTGGATGACAGATCGGCACTTTATTCTGGAGTTCACAAGAAGCAATTCTACTTTGACAGTTCCTGTGAAAAGCAGCCAGAGGACGACTCGGACTCACTTACTACTTCTCCTTCATCCAGCAGTCTTGATACGTGGGGAACTAACCGGAAGCTGGTGAAGACCTTCAGCAAAACTGATAGCCGTGGCCTTATCAAGCCTCCCAAGAAACTCGGGACATTTTTCTCTTACCCAGAAGAGGAGAAGACCCAGAAAGTTTGCCGCTCCTTGACAGATGGGGAAATGAAGAAGAGCCTCGGCTCTCTGAGCCATGGGGTAAGTAcagaaagcatttgcttttatgACAGCAACAGGCACAAGCACCATCTTCTGGTGTCCCTGGAGGAGATTCAGAGTGTAAGGAAGCAGATCCGATTGAAGAAAATGGATACTAACTATTCCTGTTCCAGAGCTTTTCTTTGCCAGCGCCCTGCTAGGAAAGGAGCATCCCCTGCAACTTGCGACCTACAATTACTGCGGCACAAAACGAAAGGGGGTGGAGGTTGTGGCTTCCCAAACAGAAGGCTACGAGGGCGCACTTCTGTCAGCGAGTTCAATATTACCTATGTGGTGGAGAGAAGCCTGTACAGTCACCTCAACCTCTCACAGCTGGTGCGTCCCGTTACTGACAGGACCCTGAGCAAGGCTGACAAGCAGGACCTGAGGAGATGCCTgctggaggaggatgaggaggccAAGAGGAAGTGGGCTGCCACAGTGGATCGCTGTACTAAAAGGGTTCTCTTGAGAATCCACCAAAAGTCT agaacCTGTAGCTTTGGAGGATTCGACTTGACAAATCGTTCCCTTCATATTGGAAATAGTTCTGACCAAATG ggCAAAGAAGGAGACTTTGTTTATAAAGAAGTGATCAAATCGCCCTCTGCCTCCCGTATATCTCTGGGCAAAAAGGTTAAGTCTGTAAAAGAAACCATGAAGAAAAGGATGTctaaaaaatacagcagctctCTGTCTGAGCAG GAGTCCAGCCCTGGGGTCATGCCGGGTTCTCCGCAGTCGCCACCGCCGGACACTGACTCCCTGGACAAACCCAAGCTGAAAGCCGGTGGCTCAGTAGAGAGCCTGAGGAGTTCCTTAAGCGGTCAGAGCTCAATGA GTGGTCAGACGGTAAGCACAACAGACTCCTCTACCAGCAACAGGGAGAGTGTGAAATCAGAAGATGGTGACGATGAAGAGCCTCCTTACAGAGGACCTTTTTGTGGAAGAGCCAGGGTTCACACTGATTTTACTCCAAGTCCTTATGATACAGACTCTCTGAAGCTCAAG AAAGGTGACATCATTGATATAATCAGCAAACCCCCTATGGGCACTTGGATGGGCCTGTTGAACAACAAAGTTGGCACTTTCAAATTCATCTATGTGGACGTGTTaaatgaagaggaagagaagcCGAAGCGGCCCACCAGGAGACGCCGCAAAAGCAGACCACCCCAGCCCAAGTCAGTTGAGGATCTCTTGGATCGCATCAACTTGAAG GAGCACATGCCTACTTTTCTGTTCAATGGTTATGAAGATCTGGATACCTTTAAGCTATTAGAAGAAGAAGATTTGGATGAACTGAACATCCGAGATCCTGAGCACAGAGCTGTTCTCCTCACAGCAGTGGAACTTCTGCAGGAATATGATA GTAACAGCGACCAGTCAGGATCTCAGGAGAAACTTCTCATTGAAGGCCAAGGCCTAACCGGATGCTCTCCTCGGGATTCTGGCTGCTACGAAAGCAGTGAAAACCTGGAGAATG GTAAAACTCGAAGGACCTGTCTTCTGCCCTCAAAATCAGCAAGTGAGCATAGCTTTAAGGACTTCAGCAGAAACCAGCTATCAAATTATCCTACTCTTCCACTGACCAAGTCAATAGAAACTCTAcagcaaggggaaaaagaaagccgGCTGAGTTGTGCACATCATGCTCTGAAGAGCTCTGTCAAACCTCCAGCTGTTACGGGTCTGAAGAAGAACCGTAGAAGTTTACCGGTTGCCGTCTGTCGGAGCTATGAAACTCTGGATGGCCCCCAGGGTGTAGATACGTGGCCAAGATCTCACTCGCTGGATGATCTCCAGGGAGAATCCAATGTTAACCTACAGGACGCTAGCAAGGAAGTAGGTTCTTTTCCTCAGGATTCACTGGACAGAGCAAAAAAGGCAACTGGCTCTGCCCTGCCGCCTCAGTCTCATGGAGGCAGCTGTATGGCAGATGACTTGATGGCTAAGCAGGGTAAAGGAGCTGCTAGTTCTCAGAAGGGAAGAGCTAAGGAATTGGACTGCTCTGTAATGGAGACTGCAGGTGGAAGGCCTGCTCCGTATCCCCTGAAAAACTGTGAAGCTCAGCCTGCCTTAGTGACGCATCTTGCAACAAGGACACCTCTGGAAATGCAAAGTAAAGGCTTTCATGACCTTGCACGGGCTGATTATGCTCCAGTCCTCAAGGGAGGTCTAGAAGCTGAGCAAAAAGGCGCAAATGAGGCAAGAATGCAACCAAAAAATCCTTCTCAGCCGCCACCTGTCCCTGCCAAAAAATGCCGAGAACGCCTTTCTAATGGATTATATCATCCTCCCATGACGGCAAGTGGGAACCACTCAAGTCCAGAAGCACCATGTTTGCCAGTAAAAAAGACCAGCTCATCCACTCCCATTGAGTGTCATGGAGTACCTGTCCATAGGACATCTTCAGAACAGGAGCCCAGTACCCCTCCTAGCCCACTGCCACCCTGGCTGTCGGAGCTCCCAGAGACTGCTAGTGTTCAGCAGCATGTGATAAAGCTAGGTCCTGCTTCAGCGAGGAAAGTCTCTTGTAGCAGGGGAATGGATCTGGAAATGGTAATAGAAAACAAGTTGCAGTCTGAAGACATTGATCTTACTGAAGAACCATACTCTGACAAG CATGGTCGCTGTGGCATTCCTGAGGCTTTGGTACAGAGGTACTCTGAAGACTTAGACCAGCCTGAAAAGGATGTTGCCACAAATATGGACCAAATCCGGGTAAAGCAGCTGAGGAAGCAGCATCGCATGGCA ATTCCAAGTGGAGGGCTCACTGAAATTTGCCGAAAACCTGTATCCCCAGGACTTATCACCTCTGTATCTGACTGGCTGATTTCCATTGGTCTACCTATGTATTCCAGCCTGCTCACAGAAGCAGGATTCAATACACTGAGAAAAGTGCCTTCTCTGTCACAAACTTGCCTTCAAGAAGCTGGCATTACAGAGGAAAGGCACATAAGCAAGCTCCTGGCAGCGGCAAGACTCTTCAAACCCCTTGATCCAGAGGCAATTTAA